TTACCGAGAAGTTTTTATTTGGAGAAAGAGGAGCTTTATTTTTACTGGAGCAGGTAATTAACGGATTGAGATTTATTTAAATTTTAAAGACTCTGTTTCGAAAAAAGATATTTATAAACCCCTTTTACTATTGTATTGGATGTAAGTGTATGCTATATTTTTATTAATGTTAAAACTGAATATTCCATTACCGGGTGCCCATTCCACAGGGATGGGTTAAAAGGGAAAGTGGTGAAATACCACTGCAGCCCACCGTTACTGTGATGTTGACGAAACCTTGAAAAATCACTGGAATATATTCCGGGAAGATAAGGGAGTAGGATGAAGCTCAGCCAGGAGACCTGCCCGATAATTGTTGAATCTTTCGGAGGGAAAGATAATACAGTGTCGGGAAACGATATTATAGGGCAGTCTGGGTTATTTTGGCTGTTTAAAATAAATTGTGTTTTAAACACCTCTGAAAGTATTGAGGTGTTTTTTTATTTTGCTTTTTAAGGGGGTGATTTCAGAGAGACAGGCTTAATAGACGTATATAAATTTTATTTTAAAGGGGGAAAAAAGAGCGTAATGAAATTATTTCATAAGAAGACGTATCAAAAAAAGCTGAAGCGGCTGCTTTCAACGTTAATGGTGTTGATGATGCTGTTATCATTATTCCCTGCCAATGCGCTGGCCGAAGCAGGGAGCCATCTTGCAGCCAGCTATACTAAAGCCATTGACGGGGCGGCTGTTGCATATGTTACTACTCCGACTACGGTGGAAATAGATCTTTCGGAAGCTACGGAGAATATTTCCATAACCGAGGGCGGTAATTATGTGATTACCGGCGTCACAACATCAACCATAGTCAGTATAGACACGGCAGGTACAGTCAACCTGACCTTAGATAACGCGGCAATCCTGCGACCGGCCGATGCCGCCACCAATGCCAACGCTTTTTCTGTTGAAGGCGGAGCTGTTGTCAACCTGACGGTCAAGGCAGGCACCGACAATACAATTTCCAACGAAAAAGGACCCGGGTTCAGGATTGGAAACGGAGAGTTGAATATAAAGGGTACAGGCACTCTTAATATCATTGGTAGCTCCTACCCAATTTATTCCAGCGGAGATATTACCATTGATGAAGCTGACGTTACGGTTACCAACACTACGGGTGTTAACACATCCAATGGCTTCTACCTGACAAAAGGAGGGGAGGCTACATCGGGTCCAACCCTTACCGTAAACAGCGGTAGCCTGAATGTTGCCCTTCAGGAAAAAGTAGGAGCAGGAACCTCAGCGGCACTTATGATCAGTGGCAGCGGTACCTCTTTTATACAAAACGGCGGTACCGTCACATTGATCAATGCCACCAGCGTTGATCAATCCTATGGAATACGCTCCGACGGGCCGGTTACAGTCAAGGTAGGCTCTTTGTTTACCTATGGGCAGACCAACGGAGTATATCTTGCTAAAGATTCAACAATGAGTATTAAGGATAACGCATCCTTTATTGCGGCTTCGGGTAACAGAGCCTCATTTGATGTTATGAAAGGCGCCGTATTTTGCAATGGTACAGGCAAATTTATTGATGGAAAGGGCATCGTTTCTTTAAAATTAGACAGCCCTGTAGAAAGCAGCACACAGCTTGCATTAAACCATGATCCGGGCACCGGATATGTCCGGGATATGGCGGCTAATCTTCCCATGGCTGCCTATTACGTGGCTTTTGCAGGCAAGCTTGGAGATACATATTATATGCAGGCTGGAGACAAATATGTCACATCCGAAAGCGAGGGCCTTTACTGTGCTACCTTCAAGGTGGACAGCATAGTGGCAAACCCGGTAAAGAAGGATGCTGCCGTGTCATCACTGCCCCAATCCTTTGAGGTATCGCAGCCGGCAGGCGTAGAGAGCCTAAAGGTAGGAAGTGCCGTGCCTTTGAGCGTTTCTCCCAATTATGTTGTAAACTGGAGCAGCAGCAACCCCGGTGTGGCTACAGTAGATGACAGCGGCGTCGTTGCGGCTAAATCGGCGGGCACTGCCACCATTACCGCCGAATGCCTGGGAATAACGGGAACATATAATATCACCACCGTCAATATGACCGACCCGAGGGTGTTTACATTTATTGTGGATAACCCAGAGGCAATAGTAAAGATATTCCGTGACGGCTTTACCTATGTCCCTGTCTCGGTATCGGGAGGTACTTTCACCTACTCCCTGGAAGACGGTACATATAACTATGAGGTCTCAAAGGAAGGATTCCCAACCATAACTGGCGAATTCACAGTTTCAGAAAATGGGACAAACGAAATCTCTCTTTCCATGTACTATAGCGTAGACTTTGAGATTATAGCCGGAGAGGGAGTTGACAGCGCCGCCGGTGCGCTCATTAAAGTTTTTGACAGTGAGAATAATGAGGTTTCCGGGACGGAGGGGCATTTCGACGGCCTCAACGGAGATTACACTTATACCGTCACATTGGATGGCTGCTATCCCGCATCCGGAGCTTTTGGAGGCGTGGGTGTTATTAGGATCATTTTGAACAAGGACCGAAGCAGTTCAGGCGCCGCCGGCTGGGCAGGGGCATATAACCATAAGGATGGCAATGCCATAATAAATTCCCCTTTGCCTGTAAGCGCCGGTGAAGCAATTGAAAAATGGGCGACACAGATAAGTTCGACCGATAATTTTGGAGCAGCCTATGCAGGGTCCTTTGTCGTGGCGGATGGCTACGTTTACCTAACCGGCGACGGATATCTTAACAAAATAGATAAGGAAACAGGTGAAATCAAGGCACAGGTAACTGCCGGTACAGCAGGCTATATGTACGATTACCTGGCCTATGGCGACGGTGTACTTTTCCTTGCCGGAAGCTCTTATATTACCGCCTTTGAAGCAGGCACCCTTAAGGAACTCTGGCGGACAACTGTCGGTGGCCAGCACAGCACCCAGGTCAACGGCAGCCTGAACAGCAAAGGGACTGTCGGTAATTTCCGTCCCATTGTGTACAGCGACGGGTATATTTTCTGCGGCAAAAATGCTTTCAAGACCACCAGCTTTGAAGTGGATGAAAACGGCCGCAACAAACCTGCATGGAGCTTAAATGACGATTTTAACTGGAATTCGGGCACCGTAGTAGGCGATAATTACTATGTGGCTGCTGTCCAGACCCTTTATGCCGTAAAATACAAGACGGGAGAGGTTATAAGTACATGGGAATTCAGCTCTGATAACAATATCTATACCTGGGGCGGCGTTGCTTACAGTAAAGATACCGGAAGGCTCTATTTTGCCTCATACTCCGGTGCCAAGCTGTATGCTGTAAAGCTGGATGCTCAGGGAAAGCTCATTACAAATACAGGAGGAACGGCGGACAGGCCCGTTATTACAGACGTCAGCCAGGAAAGCCTCTGCACTCCCGTAATCTATAATGACAGGGTGTACCTGACAGGCCAGAAGGGAAAAGTCGATGTGCTGAAAGCGACGCCTGTGAAGCCAAGCGGAAGCTCTTCATACACTCTGGAGACCATTTATACCATTGATAGCGGAGAAAAAGTTAAAGTCCAAAGCACACCTATACTCAGCACAGCTTATGCCAATGAAGGCAACAGCCATAAGGTATATCTCTATTTCCAGGGCTATTCCGAACCAGCGCCTGTTTATGTGCTGGAGGACTCAGCAGCCGTTACCACTGCCGATGATGCGAAAATAAGTAAGGTTGCGGTGCCGTCCATATCCCAGTTTGCCTTTGAGCAGATTGCTGCCGATAATGACGGAAACCTCTATTTGTTCAACGAATCAGGATATCTTTTCTGCTTCGGTGTGGCCGAAGACATTATCGTAAATGTACGTATCGAGGGTATTGACGGCAATCTCTATAACGGCAGCGTGACGGTACCCAACACGGGAGATGTCACAGCATATGATGTGCTGAATTATCTCGATGAACATGAGGATTCTCTATCCATAACCTTTGCCGACACCAGTTTCGGTAAATATATATCCGCTATAAATGGAGAGGAGCAGGCTCATTTTGGAGGTTATGACGGATGGAACTACCGCGTTAACGGTATTTTACCTAATGTTGGAGTTTCCGACTATAATGTAGAAGGTAATGATGAATTACTGTTGTATTACGGCGATGCAAACTGCCTCTATCCTACAGTGGATACCTCCCAATTAAACAGCAGCGGTATAATCACCTTTACCGCCTCTGGTACTCAATGGGTAGAGCAAGACGGAGATACGGTGGAGGTGCCTTATACCGTACCAATTTCCGAGGCCACCGTGACCTGGGACGATGTTACTTACACAACGGATGAAAATGGCAGAGTGCAAATAGAAAGCGCCCATCTCACTGACGGCGACCATTCTTTGCAAATCGAGAAATACCATGCAAACGGTTTGCCACTTGTGGTCCGCTTAGCGCCGGACTACAAAGTCACCTTCAGTACTTCGGATGATATAACCGTCACCTTCCGCCTCATCGGTGACACTGTTCATGAAGATGGGCAACCCCGCTTTGACGGTTATATAAACTGGATAAAAACCAAAGCCTATACAATGGATAAAGGCAGCAAAATGTATGACTTATTTATGATGGCAATTGAGGATGCAGGGCTTTCCCAGGAGGGTGCCGAGGATAACTATGTAGCCGGAATTACGGCACCGGCTGTATTAAAAGGCTACTGGCTATATGCCTTTGATAACGGTCCAAAATCCGGATGGATGTATACAGTCAACGGAATCCATTCCAATGTGGGGCTTAAGCAGCAAACTTTGGCAGACGGAGACCAAGTCATATGGCACTATATAAACGATTATGAACAGGAAACATCCTATAATGGCAGTAATCCGCCTTACCTTAACTCCTGGCTCAATGCACCGGATATTGACCCGGTGGCAGAGAAGGCCGTGAAAAATATTTCTATCAGAATTGAAGGGCCGGATGTAACCTTGCTGCCCAAGACCACCCTTGATTCCATAGAATACTTTAATCCTCAATCCTTTGGCGGCACCGATAACGGTAAAGTGACGGCCCTGCATGCTCTGGTGAAAGGAATAGAAGAAGGTGCCGGAGCAGACCCGGTGGATAAGAGTATACTGGATGTAAGCAGCGGCCTTATTAAATCAATATTCGGCCAGGAAAACGATACCTATGGCGTATCCTGGATGTATGCCGTTAACAATGAAATGCCATCAACAGACCTTATTTCCCAGTATGAGCTTCAAGAAGGAGACAGTGTGGTAGTTTTCTGCGTGGACTGGATATACGGATATCACTCCATGTTTGACAGGGAAGAAGCTACAGTAAAAACAGGAGAAAAGCTAAACCTGACTCTTACGGGGGAAAATATTGCAAATTGGATGTTTGGCCAGTCTACCGGACCGGAAGCTATTGAAGGAGCAGAGCTTTATATAAGCGGTGACGGAGAAGTAAATGCCGGCAATTCCACCGGAATATTTACCGGCCAGGACGGTACAGCAGAAATAAGTTTTGATGAGCCCGGCGAATACCTGATTTCCGCTGTGCGGTTCAACGAAGATGATGATGAAGTTATTGACATTTCCCGCCCGTATTGCAAAGTAACTGTGGAACCGATGACAGGATTTACCGTTGAAAGGACAGATGACGGAGAATTCAGCAACGGAGAAGATGCCAATGTAACCGTACAGATGACCAACAATAATGATTTACCCCAGCAGGCTACATTGATCATCTGCCTCTATGACATTACAGAAGGTAAAAACGAGATGATAAATTATGCCTATGCATCAAAAGAAGTTGCATCCGGTGAAACGGTAAGGCTCTCGGGAGGATTTGCCATCCCCGATACCGGCACATACAAGATTAAGGTGTTCGTATGGGATACATTTGATGTTATGAAACAGCTTGCAGAGCCTATATTAATAGATGTAGACAATTAAGGTTAT
This genomic window from Oxobacter pfennigii contains:
- a CDS encoding DUF4430 domain-containing protein, whose amino-acid sequence is MKLFHKKTYQKKLKRLLSTLMVLMMLLSLFPANALAEAGSHLAASYTKAIDGAAVAYVTTPTTVEIDLSEATENISITEGGNYVITGVTTSTIVSIDTAGTVNLTLDNAAILRPADAATNANAFSVEGGAVVNLTVKAGTDNTISNEKGPGFRIGNGELNIKGTGTLNIIGSSYPIYSSGDITIDEADVTVTNTTGVNTSNGFYLTKGGEATSGPTLTVNSGSLNVALQEKVGAGTSAALMISGSGTSFIQNGGTVTLINATSVDQSYGIRSDGPVTVKVGSLFTYGQTNGVYLAKDSTMSIKDNASFIAASGNRASFDVMKGAVFCNGTGKFIDGKGIVSLKLDSPVESSTQLALNHDPGTGYVRDMAANLPMAAYYVAFAGKLGDTYYMQAGDKYVTSESEGLYCATFKVDSIVANPVKKDAAVSSLPQSFEVSQPAGVESLKVGSAVPLSVSPNYVVNWSSSNPGVATVDDSGVVAAKSAGTATITAECLGITGTYNITTVNMTDPRVFTFIVDNPEAIVKIFRDGFTYVPVSVSGGTFTYSLEDGTYNYEVSKEGFPTITGEFTVSENGTNEISLSMYYSVDFEIIAGEGVDSAAGALIKVFDSENNEVSGTEGHFDGLNGDYTYTVTLDGCYPASGAFGGVGVIRIILNKDRSSSGAAGWAGAYNHKDGNAIINSPLPVSAGEAIEKWATQISSTDNFGAAYAGSFVVADGYVYLTGDGYLNKIDKETGEIKAQVTAGTAGYMYDYLAYGDGVLFLAGSSYITAFEAGTLKELWRTTVGGQHSTQVNGSLNSKGTVGNFRPIVYSDGYIFCGKNAFKTTSFEVDENGRNKPAWSLNDDFNWNSGTVVGDNYYVAAVQTLYAVKYKTGEVISTWEFSSDNNIYTWGGVAYSKDTGRLYFASYSGAKLYAVKLDAQGKLITNTGGTADRPVITDVSQESLCTPVIYNDRVYLTGQKGKVDVLKATPVKPSGSSSYTLETIYTIDSGEKVKVQSTPILSTAYANEGNSHKVYLYFQGYSEPAPVYVLEDSAAVTTADDAKISKVAVPSISQFAFEQIAADNDGNLYLFNESGYLFCFGVAEDIIVNVRIEGIDGNLYNGSVTVPNTGDVTAYDVLNYLDEHEDSLSITFADTSFGKYISAINGEEQAHFGGYDGWNYRVNGILPNVGVSDYNVEGNDELLLYYGDANCLYPTVDTSQLNSSGIITFTASGTQWVEQDGDTVEVPYTVPISEATVTWDDVTYTTDENGRVQIESAHLTDGDHSLQIEKYHANGLPLVVRLAPDYKVTFSTSDDITVTFRLIGDTVHEDGQPRFDGYINWIKTKAYTMDKGSKMYDLFMMAIEDAGLSQEGAEDNYVAGITAPAVLKGYWLYAFDNGPKSGWMYTVNGIHSNVGLKQQTLADGDQVIWHYINDYEQETSYNGSNPPYLNSWLNAPDIDPVAEKAVKNISIRIEGPDVTLLPKTTLDSIEYFNPQSFGGTDNGKVTALHALVKGIEEGAGADPVDKSILDVSSGLIKSIFGQENDTYGVSWMYAVNNEMPSTDLISQYELQEGDSVVVFCVDWIYGYHSMFDREEATVKTGEKLNLTLTGENIANWMFGQSTGPEAIEGAELYISGDGEVNAGNSTGIFTGQDGTAEISFDEPGEYLISAVRFNEDDDEVIDISRPYCKVTVEPMTGFTVERTDDGEFSNGEDANVTVQMTNNNDLPQQATLIICLYDITEGKNEMINYAYASKEVASGETVRLSGGFAIPDTGTYKIKVFVWDTFDVMKQLAEPILIDVDN